One region of Candidatus Saccharibacteria bacterium genomic DNA includes:
- the serS gene encoding serine--tRNA ligase, with amino-acid sequence MLDIQFIRENAELVQQKSREKGYKNVDIPALLAVDEQRRAQLTKVEDLRAQRNALTESMKGQKPTSEQIEQGKALKEKIAGLENEVKLTEEKWQSQMQTVPNPSFDDVPLGGEADSVEIKRWGEQTKGAVDHLDFATKRDWVDFERGAKVAGAKFYYLKGDLALLENAITQFALDFVLPKGFTYLTVPHMVSTRIAAGAGFAPRGDESGNEYFVEGEDLALIGTAEAPLTGYHADEIIDEAKLPLKYVGYSPCYRKEAGTYGKHTRGLFRVHQFNKLEMYIFCTPEQSRDMHEFILQTEEELWQALGVPYHVVNIAAGDLGAPAAKKYDVEYWSPVDEKYRELTSCSNCTDFQARNLNIRVRRKNGKVEVLHTLNGTAVSLARSLVAVIEHYQTERGTLRIPEALQPYMGKRTEI; translated from the coding sequence ATGTTAGACATACAATTTATACGAGAGAACGCTGAACTTGTTCAGCAGAAGTCGCGGGAAAAAGGCTATAAAAACGTAGATATCCCAGCGCTGCTGGCAGTCGACGAACAGCGGCGGGCGCAGCTGACAAAAGTTGAAGACCTGCGGGCGCAGCGCAATGCTCTGACAGAGTCTATGAAAGGCCAAAAGCCGACATCTGAACAAATAGAGCAGGGAAAAGCGCTGAAGGAAAAAATTGCCGGTTTAGAAAATGAGGTGAAACTCACAGAGGAAAAATGGCAATCCCAGATGCAAACTGTACCTAATCCTTCGTTTGATGACGTGCCACTAGGTGGTGAAGCCGACAGCGTGGAGATAAAACGCTGGGGCGAACAAACAAAGGGAGCAGTAGACCATTTGGACTTTGCAACCAAGCGGGACTGGGTTGATTTTGAGCGCGGTGCCAAGGTGGCTGGTGCGAAGTTTTATTATCTGAAGGGTGATTTGGCGCTGCTAGAAAACGCGATTACCCAGTTTGCACTAGACTTTGTACTCCCAAAAGGTTTTACCTATTTGACGGTCCCGCACATGGTAAGCACTCGCATAGCAGCCGGGGCGGGGTTTGCGCCACGTGGTGACGAAAGTGGCAACGAATATTTTGTCGAGGGTGAAGACCTGGCGCTTATTGGCACGGCCGAGGCACCGCTTACTGGATACCACGCTGATGAGATTATTGATGAGGCCAAACTGCCACTAAAATATGTCGGTTACAGTCCGTGCTACCGTAAGGAAGCCGGGACGTATGGCAAGCACACCCGTGGATTGTTCAGGGTGCATCAGTTCAACAAGCTCGAAATGTATATTTTTTGTACACCAGAACAAAGTCGGGATATGCATGAGTTTATTTTGCAGACAGAAGAAGAGCTGTGGCAGGCGCTCGGCGTGCCGTACCATGTGGTCAACATTGCGGCCGGGGACTTAGGGGCACCAGCTGCTAAAAAGTACGATGTTGAATACTGGTCGCCGGTTGACGAGAAGTACCGCGAGCTGACCAGCTGTAGTAACTGCACGGACTTTCAAGCGCGAAACTTAAACATACGGGTCCGGCGCAAAAACGGCAAGGTAGAAGTGCTTCATACTCTTAACGGCACTGCCGTATCGCTTGCTCGATCACTTGTAGCGGTCATTGAGCATTATCAGACGGAACGTGGTACACTACGTATACCAGAGGCTCTACAACCCTACATGGGAAAAAGAACAGAGATATAA
- a CDS encoding metallopeptidase family protein, translated as MNRSSQNCMDVSDEQFHELIDKAFESLPRVHRDRVKNVAIVTADEPTPLQRQELKLHCNQTLLGLYSGVPLPQRQGRESIVPDVITLFKLPLLATSDDESALYENIRHTLWHEVAHYYGLDHEQIHNLE; from the coding sequence ATGAACAGGAGCTCTCAAAATTGCATGGATGTTTCTGACGAGCAGTTTCATGAGCTGATAGACAAGGCGTTTGAATCGCTACCGCGTGTCCACCGTGACCGTGTAAAGAATGTGGCGATTGTGACGGCCGACGAACCGACGCCTCTGCAAAGGCAGGAGCTAAAGTTACACTGTAATCAGACATTGCTTGGGCTGTACAGTGGTGTACCATTGCCACAGCGACAGGGCAGGGAATCGATTGTTCCTGATGTCATAACGCTGTTTAAGCTGCCGCTGCTGGCCACAAGTGATGACGAATCAGCGCTTTACGAAAACATTCGCCACACCCTCTGGCATGAGGTCGCTCACTATTATGGGCTTGACCACGAACAGATTCACAACCTTGAATAA
- the proS gene encoding proline--tRNA ligase, with protein sequence MKVSQLVTRTSKTAPAEEVAKNAQLLIRAGYVYKNMAGVYSYTPIGLRVLERIKHVVREEMDGIGGQELIMSSLQPKETWEKTGRWDEKVVDIWFKSHLQDGTEVGFGWSHEEPIIEMLKTFISSYKDLPVYVHQFQTKLRNEVRAKSGIMRGREFVMNDMYSMCVDEPQHEAFYQAAMDAYMRVFARIGLGDDTYITYASGGAFTTFSHEFQTICDAGEDYIFLVPSTKQAFNAEIAPVKSAPVEQASDMKKIEVFDEPETIGVEALVAKLGIPITSSTKTMLYDTDKGLIAAVVRSDYKLNEDKLKAVADADWLQLATAEQVRKVTGAELGFAGLYRLPETVHCFVDESCEHLVNFETGANETGKHAYNVNWEQDVAHPTEFYDIKLAKQGDLYPETGEAYEVYKTAEVGNIFNFGTKKSEDMDFAFTNEVGVRQFVHLGSYGIGITRLMGVIAEKFSDEKGLNWPAVVAPYQLYVIQIGQETEVVENAEKLCEIAQSWGVTVLYDDTDKRPGEKFADADLLGIPHRVVVSSKTIKAGNYEYKARTSGDAQMVSIDKLRNMLTV encoded by the coding sequence ATGAAAGTATCACAGCTCGTTACGAGAACAAGTAAAACCGCTCCAGCCGAGGAAGTAGCAAAAAACGCACAGCTTCTTATACGCGCAGGCTACGTCTACAAAAACATGGCAGGGGTGTATTCATACACGCCGATCGGCCTGCGTGTACTTGAGCGCATAAAACACGTTGTGCGGGAAGAAATGGATGGTATAGGTGGTCAAGAGCTCATTATGAGTAGCTTGCAGCCGAAAGAAACCTGGGAAAAAACTGGGCGTTGGGACGAAAAGGTCGTCGACATCTGGTTTAAATCGCATTTGCAAGACGGCACAGAGGTGGGGTTTGGCTGGAGCCACGAAGAGCCCATTATTGAGATGCTTAAAACGTTCATTAGTAGCTACAAAGACCTGCCCGTATATGTCCATCAGTTTCAGACAAAGCTGAGGAACGAAGTGCGGGCAAAAAGCGGCATAATGCGCGGCCGTGAGTTCGTCATGAATGATATGTATAGTATGTGTGTTGATGAGCCTCAGCACGAGGCCTTCTACCAGGCGGCGATGGACGCTTACATGCGTGTGTTTGCGCGCATTGGGCTGGGTGATGACACCTACATCACTTACGCCAGTGGTGGAGCATTCACTACATTTAGCCACGAGTTCCAAACCATTTGCGATGCTGGTGAAGATTATATATTCTTGGTGCCTAGCACGAAGCAAGCTTTCAATGCTGAAATTGCCCCGGTAAAATCTGCTCCTGTCGAACAAGCAAGTGACATGAAAAAGATTGAAGTTTTTGACGAGCCAGAAACCATCGGTGTTGAAGCCCTTGTTGCTAAGCTCGGCATCCCGATTACGTCGAGTACAAAAACAATGTTGTATGATACCGATAAAGGTTTGATTGCTGCTGTCGTACGCAGCGACTACAAACTGAACGAAGATAAGCTGAAGGCTGTAGCAGATGCGGATTGGTTGCAACTGGCCACCGCCGAGCAGGTGCGTAAAGTCACTGGTGCGGAACTGGGCTTCGCGGGTCTTTATCGTCTGCCAGAAACGGTTCACTGCTTTGTCGATGAATCTTGCGAGCATCTGGTAAATTTTGAAACTGGCGCCAATGAGACAGGCAAGCATGCTTACAACGTCAACTGGGAACAAGACGTAGCCCACCCGACCGAGTTCTACGATATCAAGCTTGCCAAGCAGGGTGATTTATATCCGGAAACGGGTGAGGCTTATGAAGTTTACAAAACCGCCGAAGTGGGGAATATTTTTAACTTTGGTACCAAAAAGAGCGAGGACATGGACTTTGCCTTTACTAACGAGGTTGGAGTGCGGCAGTTTGTTCACCTGGGTTCTTACGGCATTGGGATTACCCGTCTCATGGGAGTTATTGCCGAAAAGTTTTCTGACGAAAAGGGGCTTAATTGGCCAGCCGTAGTTGCGCCGTACCAACTATATGTCATCCAGATTGGCCAAGAAACCGAAGTCGTAGAAAATGCTGAAAAATTGTGCGAAATCGCACAGTCATGGGGGGTCACTGTGTTGTATGATGACACCGATAAACGTCCGGGCGAAAAGTTTGCCGATGCCGATTTGCTAGGTATCCCCCATCGCGTTGTCGTCAGTTCTAAAACAATCAAGGCAGGAAATTATGAGTATAAAGCGCGTACGTCCGGTGATGCCCAAATGGTATCAATCGACAAACTTAGAAATATGTTGACCGTGTAG
- the lysS gene encoding lysine--tRNA ligase, with protein sequence MQWLNTIVDQLVSRQAEGEILIESGGSPSGTYHLGHLREVIICDAIMLELRRRGREAKHVYFVDDLDALRKIPVNIPADFEKYLGMPLCDIPAPEGVATSYAEHFMQGMRDACSILGIEVEFILSHQRYRSGYFVPAIERSLSRIPEARRALETVSGRELDEHWSPIQIMEKGRLKNRRFVGLKIADKTITYLDTDGVEQTVRYDDGKVKLDWRLDWPGRWWLMRVAAEPFGRDHASAGGSFATGVEIMKDVYEAPEPYPVPYDFINMAGDTKKMSASKGTGLDAMEGAALMPSEVIRYFVLGVPPSKRLYFDPVGGVVKLMDEYAAFAAKPDKSPDEEQLLYICTRGGEARTVSRVPFSHLVASYQASLRDPARTLEVVKRTEHSQAAVEDAEIITRELQFIDAWLDKRAPDEVKFSLRGQIQKEEFSENEVKLFARLAEKTAAAPEDADGEYFHLALYSFKDELGMQPKEIFSALYRLLLGKTSGPRAGYFLSILPRDWLLARLRLEK encoded by the coding sequence ATGCAGTGGTTGAATACAATTGTTGATCAGCTTGTGTCTCGGCAGGCCGAAGGAGAGATACTGATTGAATCTGGTGGGTCCCCGAGCGGGACGTATCACCTGGGGCACCTTAGAGAGGTCATTATTTGCGATGCTATTATGCTGGAGCTGCGTCGGCGTGGTCGAGAGGCGAAGCATGTTTATTTTGTCGATGATTTAGATGCTTTGCGGAAGATTCCCGTTAACATACCGGCTGACTTTGAAAAGTACCTAGGCATGCCGTTGTGTGATATACCCGCGCCCGAAGGCGTTGCAACTTCCTACGCTGAACATTTCATGCAGGGCATGCGCGATGCGTGCAGTATTTTGGGCATAGAGGTTGAGTTCATTCTGTCGCATCAGCGTTACCGCAGTGGCTACTTTGTGCCTGCTATAGAACGCTCGCTCAGCCGTATCCCAGAGGCTCGCCGCGCACTGGAAACCGTATCTGGTCGTGAGCTCGACGAACACTGGTCACCTATTCAGATAATGGAAAAAGGTAGGTTAAAAAACCGCCGTTTTGTCGGCCTCAAAATAGCCGATAAAACCATCACATATTTAGACACCGATGGGGTGGAACAGACAGTTCGTTATGACGATGGAAAAGTGAAACTCGATTGGCGACTGGATTGGCCTGGTCGATGGTGGCTTATGCGTGTGGCGGCTGAGCCTTTTGGTCGTGACCACGCGAGCGCTGGTGGCTCATTTGCGACCGGTGTTGAAATTATGAAGGATGTATATGAAGCGCCCGAACCATATCCTGTCCCGTATGACTTTATTAACATGGCCGGAGATACGAAGAAAATGAGTGCCAGCAAGGGTACTGGGCTCGATGCCATGGAGGGGGCTGCACTTATGCCATCAGAGGTGATTCGCTATTTTGTTTTGGGTGTGCCACCGAGCAAACGGCTTTATTTTGACCCGGTAGGTGGCGTTGTAAAGCTCATGGATGAATATGCGGCGTTTGCGGCGAAGCCAGATAAATCACCAGACGAAGAACAACTGCTTTACATTTGTACACGCGGAGGGGAAGCCCGTACAGTCAGCCGAGTGCCGTTCAGCCACCTAGTGGCAAGCTACCAAGCTAGTTTGCGCGATCCTGCTCGGACGCTTGAGGTAGTAAAGCGGACGGAACATTCGCAGGCAGCAGTGGAAGACGCCGAAATTATCACCCGCGAACTGCAGTTTATAGATGCTTGGCTTGATAAGCGCGCACCCGACGAAGTGAAATTTAGCTTGCGAGGACAGATACAAAAGGAAGAATTTAGCGAAAATGAAGTAAAACTCTTTGCCCGCCTTGCCGAAAAAACAGCGGCAGCTCCAGAGGATGCAGATGGGGAGTATTTTCACCTTGCGCTTTACAGCTTCAAAGACGAACTTGGCATGCAGCCCAAAGAAATATTCTCTGCGCTCTACCGCTTACTCCTTGGCAAAACCAGCGGTCCCCGCGCCGGCTATTTCCTAAGTATCCTGCCTAGGGACTGGCTGCTCGCTCGTCTGAGACTCGAAAAGTAA
- a CDS encoding HAD hydrolase-like protein, with the protein MPAVIFDFDGTIVDSLAGVIKVYEGVRGGSLLTAEQRRVLQNKSLLQIAREMNIPKWKILWLAVWGRRMFQHHMRSVQVHPGMTEIIQKLHGQKVPLYVLSANRTANVRKYLSWHKLDTYFTGIYGGASFLSKARAMDKLVRREGLNAADVWCVGDERVDVRSAHTAGLKVIAVTWGYASAQGLAAVNPDYLVHDSTELQKVLQACLKK; encoded by the coding sequence ATGCCTGCGGTGATTTTTGATTTTGACGGAACGATTGTGGATAGCCTTGCCGGGGTTATTAAGGTATATGAGGGTGTGCGAGGAGGTAGCCTACTTACAGCAGAGCAGCGTCGGGTACTGCAGAACAAGAGTTTGTTGCAGATTGCACGGGAAATGAACATTCCAAAATGGAAGATTTTGTGGCTAGCCGTCTGGGGCAGGCGAATGTTTCAGCATCATATGCGCAGTGTGCAGGTACACCCGGGCATGACGGAGATAATCCAGAAGCTTCATGGTCAAAAGGTGCCACTCTATGTCCTGAGTGCCAACCGCACCGCAAACGTTAGAAAATACTTGAGTTGGCATAAACTAGACACATATTTCACAGGTATCTACGGAGGAGCGAGCTTTTTGAGTAAAGCTAGGGCCATGGATAAACTTGTCCGGCGAGAAGGTCTCAATGCTGCAGATGTGTGGTGTGTAGGTGACGAGCGGGTTGACGTACGGTCTGCGCATACTGCCGGTTTAAAGGTTATTGCGGTGACGTGGGGGTACGCGAGTGCGCAAGGGTTGGCGGCAGTCAATCCGGATTATCTTGTGCATGATAGCACTGAGCTACAAAAGGTTTTACAAGCGTGCTTGAAGAAGTAA
- a CDS encoding CPBP family intramembrane metalloprotease, translated as MPNVSFNKENTSQVNLTDVNIAIPGEPTSEPDEKTIKHYSPFAATLWALVLYVTTQIIAVAVILLGLRALGWSGKRTELWLQSAVSAQFLYILLAETMTIIAILALLRHRQLPMRLFGWIKPKLIDIWTALTGFGVYVLGYILVVAVVSSLIPSLDVDQEQQIGFGTAHSPTDLLLVFASLVILPPLTEEIVFRGFLFTSLRARNTFAASTLLTSLLFGVAHLQFGSGEPLLWIAAIDTFVLSLVLCSVREKSGSLWPAIFIHMFKNMVAFLFLFLLK; from the coding sequence ATGCCAAACGTTTCTTTTAATAAAGAAAACACTTCCCAAGTGAACCTCACCGATGTTAATATTGCCATCCCAGGTGAACCTACTTCAGAGCCTGATGAAAAAACAATAAAACACTATAGCCCGTTTGCCGCCACACTTTGGGCGTTGGTGTTGTATGTGACGACGCAGATTATTGCCGTAGCAGTTATTTTGCTGGGCCTACGAGCGCTCGGCTGGAGTGGTAAACGGACTGAATTATGGCTGCAGAGTGCCGTCTCAGCTCAGTTTTTGTATATTCTGCTAGCCGAAACCATGACAATAATCGCCATTTTGGCGTTACTACGCCACAGGCAGCTACCCATGCGACTATTTGGTTGGATTAAACCAAAGCTTATCGATATTTGGACTGCCCTGACGGGGTTTGGCGTGTATGTTCTCGGATATATTCTAGTCGTGGCTGTTGTCTCTAGCCTCATACCGTCACTCGATGTCGATCAGGAGCAACAAATTGGCTTTGGTACCGCTCATTCGCCGACCGATTTGCTCCTGGTTTTTGCGAGTTTGGTTATATTGCCCCCGCTTACAGAAGAAATAGTATTCCGTGGGTTCTTGTTTACTAGTTTGCGAGCGCGCAATACATTTGCCGCAAGTACTTTACTCACAAGCCTGCTTTTTGGCGTAGCGCACCTTCAATTTGGCTCGGGTGAGCCGCTTCTTTGGATTGCCGCCATTGATACATTTGTCCTTTCTTTGGTGTTGTGCAGTGTGCGAGAAAAATCCGGCAGCTTATGGCCAGCTATCTTCATCCATATGTTTAAAAATATGGTGGCGTTCTTGTTTCTGTTTTTACTGAAGTAG
- a CDS encoding AbrB/MazE/SpoVT family DNA-binding domain-containing protein, with protein MTYSATISSQGQLTIPAKVRRELGITKHVRLDVRNGELIVQRELSLEDIKNILKGPSRPSKLSDREQLLSEGATAKYMASNH; from the coding sequence ATGACATATTCAGCTACAATTTCCTCGCAGGGGCAGCTAACTATACCTGCAAAGGTACGGCGGGAACTAGGCATTACTAAGCATGTCCGGCTCGATGTTCGGAATGGTGAGCTTATTGTTCAGCGTGAGCTTAGTCTGGAAGACATCAAAAACATCTTAAAAGGACCATCTCGTCCGAGTAAACTTTCTGACCGGGAGCAGCTGCTATCAGAGGGTGCAACCGCAAAGTATATGGCGTCGAATCACTGA
- the greA gene encoding transcription elongation factor GreA, giving the protein MKKLFHLTQSGIDELEAEKAELLVKRAETAEAIKTARELGDLSENAEYQSARAAQERNDGRLEEIEHILANVEVIKAKKSRSVTLGSTVTLKHPKGNEVTVQIVGTIEADPANDKISDESPIGKALLGKKEGDSVDINKPAEIITYTVLSVR; this is encoded by the coding sequence ATGAAGAAATTGTTTCACTTGACCCAATCAGGGATAGACGAATTAGAGGCGGAAAAGGCAGAGCTGCTCGTAAAAAGGGCCGAAACGGCAGAAGCTATAAAAACTGCTCGTGAGCTAGGAGATCTTAGTGAAAATGCAGAGTACCAGTCTGCGCGCGCCGCGCAGGAGCGCAATGACGGTCGTCTTGAGGAGATTGAGCATATTCTGGCGAATGTCGAGGTAATAAAGGCAAAAAAGAGCAGGTCAGTCACACTAGGTTCTACGGTGACGCTTAAACATCCTAAGGGCAATGAAGTTACGGTGCAGATTGTGGGTACGATAGAAGCTGACCCGGCAAATGACAAAATTTCCGACGAATCACCCATTGGCAAAGCGCTGCTTGGCAAAAAAGAAGGTGACAGTGTCGACATAAATAAGCCCGCCGAAATCATCACCTACACCGTCCTCAGCGTTCGATAA
- a CDS encoding SIMPL domain-containing protein (The SIMPL domain is named for its presence in mouse protein SIMPL (signalling molecule that associates with mouse pelle-like kinase). Bacterial member BP26, from Brucella, was shown to assemble into a channel-like structure, while YggE from E. coli has been associated with resistance to oxidative stress.) gives MEPTDTNNANEVKSSSTKALTLRVNPWWLNAVLLAGLVATLLMWHPWTGTPRSSSDVVTVSGTATITAEPDEYVFYPSYEFKNSDKAVGLAELTAKSEEVVAGLKKAGVADKDIKTNASGYRNYYYYNEESRAHTYALQVTATTRTRETAQKVQDYLLTTDPSGAVTPQATFSKAKQKELEAKGRDQATKEARTKADQQAKNLGFKVGKVKSVQDSNNDYGYPMPLAETMDSAKTVAPSSQSLAVQPGENNLTYTVQVTYYIR, from the coding sequence GTGGAACCAACAGATACGAATAATGCAAATGAAGTAAAATCTTCAAGTACAAAGGCACTGACGTTGCGGGTAAACCCATGGTGGCTAAACGCCGTTCTACTGGCTGGGTTAGTGGCAACGCTCCTAATGTGGCATCCCTGGACGGGTACACCTCGTTCATCGAGCGATGTAGTAACGGTTAGTGGCACAGCAACTATTACCGCCGAGCCAGATGAGTACGTCTTTTACCCAAGCTATGAGTTCAAAAATTCTGACAAAGCTGTTGGACTGGCGGAGCTGACCGCCAAGAGTGAAGAAGTTGTGGCAGGACTCAAAAAAGCAGGCGTGGCCGATAAAGACATTAAGACGAACGCCAGTGGCTACCGAAATTATTACTATTACAATGAGGAGTCGCGTGCCCATACCTACGCGTTGCAAGTAACCGCCACGACTCGTACCAGGGAAACAGCACAAAAGGTACAGGATTACCTACTTACCACAGACCCGAGTGGGGCAGTGACTCCGCAGGCAACGTTCAGTAAGGCAAAACAAAAAGAGCTTGAGGCAAAAGGTCGCGACCAGGCGACTAAAGAAGCGCGTACTAAAGCTGACCAGCAAGCCAAAAACCTCGGTTTCAAAGTGGGCAAGGTGAAAAGTGTCCAAGATAGCAACAACGACTACGGTTACCCTATGCCGCTCGCTGAAACTATGGATTCAGCAAAAACTGTGGCTCCAAGTTCGCAAAGTCTCGCTGTTCAGCCCGGCGAAAACAACCTAACCTACACCGTTCAGGTCACGTACTACATCCGCTAG
- a CDS encoding PD-(D/E)XK nuclease family protein, giving the protein MNYMRERSRPYEPGQAAPYKVSRSKIELYMQCPRCFWLDMRHKITRPSSPPFQINKAIDELFKKEFDVFRGQKKPHPLMKQFGVDAIPYTHKDLDTWRQNFTGVATLHKPTNLHVFGAVDDVWVNPAGELIVVDYKATAKAAPVTALGPEGGWQDMYRRQMEVYQWLLRQNGFPVSTTGYFVYATGNPGKDAFDGVVEFETHVFPYHGKSDWVEQTLLDMKACMDSDTMPPVGAAAMGGPCEHCTYARKRTELTLQAIQKK; this is encoded by the coding sequence ATGAACTATATGAGGGAACGGTCGCGACCCTACGAGCCGGGTCAAGCGGCGCCGTATAAAGTTTCGCGGTCAAAAATTGAGCTGTATATGCAGTGTCCACGTTGTTTTTGGCTGGATATGCGTCACAAAATCACTCGGCCCAGCAGCCCGCCGTTTCAGATAAATAAAGCCATAGATGAGTTGTTTAAAAAAGAGTTTGATGTTTTTCGCGGGCAGAAAAAGCCACATCCGCTCATGAAACAGTTCGGCGTAGATGCTATACCGTATACTCACAAGGATCTCGACACCTGGAGGCAGAACTTCACTGGCGTGGCGACCTTGCACAAGCCAACAAACCTGCATGTCTTTGGCGCTGTCGATGATGTCTGGGTAAATCCTGCGGGTGAACTAATAGTTGTAGACTACAAAGCTACGGCCAAAGCGGCACCCGTGACAGCGCTTGGTCCTGAAGGTGGCTGGCAGGATATGTACCGCCGTCAGATGGAGGTTTACCAGTGGCTGCTGCGACAAAATGGCTTCCCGGTTAGTACTACCGGATATTTTGTTTATGCCACGGGTAATCCTGGCAAAGATGCATTTGATGGTGTGGTTGAATTTGAAACGCACGTATTTCCATACCACGGCAAAAGCGATTGGGTTGAGCAAACATTGCTAGACATGAAAGCCTGTATGGATAGCGACACCATGCCGCCTGTAGGAGCTGCGGCTATGGGTGGTCCGTGCGAACACTGCACGTATGCTCGTAAACGGACTGAGTTAACACTGCAGGCTATACAAAAAAAGTAA
- a CDS encoding class I SAM-dependent RNA methyltransferase, producing the protein MLEEVTITKLVHGGQGLGELADGRKVFVWNALPGEIVLVRITKNKRSYAEAVAEKVILASPDRIVPVEDTFLATSPWQIMTCKAENRAKIEIICDLFRHEKINCPLPNKTVARGSEYHYRNKMEYSFCGDKDGLHLALHERRSHGKQPVQGSALAMPAVDAAANVMLAELRRLQVRANDLKTLVIRCDQEGTAAASLFVKPSNFPRLKIPYQVEPSCAEDKPTGTPRGLRVYHSNPKSPTSVATKLLYELGDCELNDELLGKSFHYNVDSFFQVNVPVYEEALKSIRSHSIGDPVDMYAGVGTIGLSVAQKKVTLVEHDPVTATMARKNISCMIASGSVLDAEVVEAPTEKVLEYITGKETVIFDPPRAGLHPKVVERCLDVLPQQIIYLSCNPATQARDLAVLQEKYVISRIEVFNFFPRTPHIETLAVLTLNS; encoded by the coding sequence GTGCTTGAAGAAGTAACTATAACTAAACTCGTACACGGCGGGCAGGGGCTTGGTGAGCTAGCAGATGGACGTAAGGTGTTCGTCTGGAATGCCTTACCCGGCGAAATCGTTTTGGTACGGATAACAAAGAATAAGCGGTCATACGCCGAGGCGGTTGCCGAAAAAGTCATCTTAGCATCGCCTGACCGTATTGTCCCCGTAGAAGACACTTTTTTAGCGACCAGCCCATGGCAAATAATGACATGCAAAGCCGAAAACCGCGCCAAGATTGAGATTATCTGCGATTTATTTCGGCACGAAAAAATCAATTGTCCGTTACCTAACAAAACCGTTGCTCGAGGTTCAGAGTATCATTACCGAAACAAGATGGAATACAGTTTCTGTGGTGACAAAGACGGTTTGCATTTGGCTTTGCATGAGCGCAGGAGTCACGGTAAGCAGCCTGTACAGGGGAGTGCACTGGCTATGCCAGCGGTTGATGCAGCTGCAAATGTTATGCTCGCTGAACTGCGTCGCTTGCAGGTGCGGGCGAACGACCTAAAAACACTCGTTATTCGTTGTGACCAAGAGGGGACTGCGGCTGCGAGCTTATTCGTGAAACCAAGTAATTTCCCCAGATTGAAAATACCATACCAGGTAGAACCTAGCTGCGCAGAGGACAAGCCTACGGGTACGCCTAGGGGGCTTCGAGTATATCATTCAAATCCGAAATCACCGACGTCTGTGGCAACCAAGTTGCTGTATGAACTCGGCGACTGCGAGCTAAACGACGAACTGCTTGGAAAGTCATTTCACTATAATGTTGATAGCTTTTTTCAGGTAAATGTACCGGTTTACGAGGAGGCTCTAAAAAGTATTCGATCACACAGCATTGGCGATCCGGTTGATATGTACGCCGGCGTTGGCACGATAGGTTTAAGTGTTGCACAGAAAAAAGTCACGCTTGTAGAGCACGACCCAGTAACCGCAACCATGGCTCGCAAAAATATATCATGTATGATTGCGTCGGGGTCCGTCCTTGACGCAGAAGTGGTGGAGGCGCCAACAGAGAAGGTATTGGAGTATATCACTGGTAAGGAGACGGTTATTTTTGATCCGCCGCGGGCAGGATTGCACCCAAAGGTAGTGGAGCGTTGCCTAGATGTATTGCCACAACAAATTATTTACCTCAGCTGCAACCCGGCAACGCAGGCACGAGATTTGGCTGTGTTGCAAGAGAAATATGTAATCAGCCGCATTGAGGTGTTTAATTTTTTCCCGCGCACTCCACACATTGAAACGCTCGCGGTCTTAACTCTTAACTCTTAA
- a CDS encoding PIN domain-containing protein, translating into MVVDTNIILRFLLDDDSDGKAELVLRKQHVTVTDMVISEVLYVLTGKQYRHEKVLAVEAITALLRLPNITHQSDIGENYLHLYAVSGLDVTDCYLVCFCVQTKKTLMTFDKTMKRVYEQELSKLHGCF; encoded by the coding sequence ATGGTTGTCGATACAAATATCATTTTACGTTTTTTGCTTGACGATGATTCGGATGGAAAGGCAGAGCTAGTACTCCGCAAGCAACATGTCACTGTTACAGATATGGTTATTAGTGAAGTTTTGTATGTGCTCACTGGGAAACAGTATCGACACGAGAAAGTGCTCGCTGTTGAAGCGATTACAGCGCTACTACGTCTGCCAAATATTACCCATCAGTCGGATATCGGTGAAAACTACTTGCATCTGTACGCTGTCTCCGGGTTAGATGTGACAGATTGCTACCTCGTATGTTTTTGCGTGCAGACCAAAAAAACGCTAATGACTTTTGATAAAACAATGAAGCGAGTCTATGAACAGGAGCTCTCAAAATTGCATGGATGTTTCTGA